A region from the Cannabis sativa cultivar Pink pepper isolate KNU-18-1 chromosome 9, ASM2916894v1, whole genome shotgun sequence genome encodes:
- the LOC115722436 gene encoding 3'-5' exonuclease isoform X1 — MECSDSKEEPKNGRSSNWDDDQPFTLEDLEAIDAVFQSASSKRPRLSTNHHRRLPNSILALQLPNSSLSPCQVAKAKMRFRYPVMKFLGAIKYSRTNVDVERASMEVLKIVEAKKMEVGKVAIGFDIEWRASFVKGVPPGRAAVMQICLDTSHCYVMHIFHSGIPKSLQLLLENSMFSKVGVGIGNDSVKISKDYNVSIQAVEDLSYLAKQKLGGDSQKWSLASLTENLISKQLLKPKRIQLGNWETNVLSKDQLEYAATDAFVSWYLYEVLRTLPDIEKPPMIDDEGGELKDVSPQDLARSPDQNVTVTL, encoded by the exons ATGGAGTGCTCTGATTCCAAAGAAGAACCCAAAAATGGCAGATCATCGAATTGGGACGATGACCAACCTTTCACCTTAGAAGACCTCGAAGCCATCGATGCAGTTTTCCAATCCGCCTCATCAAAAAGGCCTCGACTTTCCACCAACCACCATCGCCGATTGCCCAACTCCATTCTCGCTCTCCAGCTTCCTAACTCCTCTCTCTCGCCCTGTCAAG TAGCAAAGGCGAAGATGAGATTTAGATACCCTGTGATGAAGTTTTTGGGTGCAATTAAATATAGTAGGACGAATGTTGATGTGGAGAGAGCTTCAATGGAGGTTTTGAAAATTGTTGAAGCAAAGAAAATGGAAGTTGGTAAAGTTGCAATTGGGTTTGATATTGAGTGGAGAGCCTCATTTGTAAAAG GTGTTCCGCCTGGGAGGGCTGCGGTTATGCAAATATGTTTGGACACTAGTCATTGTTATGTGATGCACATCTTCCATTCTGGAATACCAAAAAGTCTGCAATTACTTCTTGAGAATTCTATGTTTTCCAAG GTTGGAGTTGGCATTGGCAATGATTCTGTTAAGATTTCAAAGGACTATAATGTTTCCATCCAAGCAGTGGAAGATCTTTCCTATCTAGCCAAACAGAAGCTCGGTGGAGATTCACAAAAGTGGAGTCTTGCCTCTTTAACTGAGAATCTCATCTCTAAACAG CTCCTTAAGCCCAAAAGAATTCAACTAGGAAATTGGGAAACCAATGTTTTATCAAAGGACCAGTTGGAGTATGCTGCCACTGATGCTTTTGTCTCATGGTATCTATATGAG GTTTTAAGAACTCTCCCTGATATTGAAAAGCCTCCGATGATCGATGACGAAGGCGGTGAACTAAAAGATGTGTCACCGCAGGATCTTGCCCGTTCGCCGGACCAAAATGTCACCGTTACACTATAA
- the LOC115722436 gene encoding 3'-5' exonuclease isoform X2 gives MECSDSKEEPKNGRSSNWDDDQPFTLEDLEAIDAVFQSASSKRPRLSTNHHRRLPNSILALQLPNSSLSPCQAKAKMRFRYPVMKFLGAIKYSRTNVDVERASMEVLKIVEAKKMEVGKVAIGFDIEWRASFVKGVPPGRAAVMQICLDTSHCYVMHIFHSGIPKSLQLLLENSMFSKVGVGIGNDSVKISKDYNVSIQAVEDLSYLAKQKLGGDSQKWSLASLTENLISKQLLKPKRIQLGNWETNVLSKDQLEYAATDAFVSWYLYEVLRTLPDIEKPPMIDDEGGELKDVSPQDLARSPDQNVTVTL, from the exons ATGGAGTGCTCTGATTCCAAAGAAGAACCCAAAAATGGCAGATCATCGAATTGGGACGATGACCAACCTTTCACCTTAGAAGACCTCGAAGCCATCGATGCAGTTTTCCAATCCGCCTCATCAAAAAGGCCTCGACTTTCCACCAACCACCATCGCCGATTGCCCAACTCCATTCTCGCTCTCCAGCTTCCTAACTCCTCTCTCTCGCCCTGTCAAG CAAAGGCGAAGATGAGATTTAGATACCCTGTGATGAAGTTTTTGGGTGCAATTAAATATAGTAGGACGAATGTTGATGTGGAGAGAGCTTCAATGGAGGTTTTGAAAATTGTTGAAGCAAAGAAAATGGAAGTTGGTAAAGTTGCAATTGGGTTTGATATTGAGTGGAGAGCCTCATTTGTAAAAG GTGTTCCGCCTGGGAGGGCTGCGGTTATGCAAATATGTTTGGACACTAGTCATTGTTATGTGATGCACATCTTCCATTCTGGAATACCAAAAAGTCTGCAATTACTTCTTGAGAATTCTATGTTTTCCAAG GTTGGAGTTGGCATTGGCAATGATTCTGTTAAGATTTCAAAGGACTATAATGTTTCCATCCAAGCAGTGGAAGATCTTTCCTATCTAGCCAAACAGAAGCTCGGTGGAGATTCACAAAAGTGGAGTCTTGCCTCTTTAACTGAGAATCTCATCTCTAAACAG CTCCTTAAGCCCAAAAGAATTCAACTAGGAAATTGGGAAACCAATGTTTTATCAAAGGACCAGTTGGAGTATGCTGCCACTGATGCTTTTGTCTCATGGTATCTATATGAG GTTTTAAGAACTCTCCCTGATATTGAAAAGCCTCCGATGATCGATGACGAAGGCGGTGAACTAAAAGATGTGTCACCGCAGGATCTTGCCCGTTCGCCGGACCAAAATGTCACCGTTACACTATAA